The genomic stretch TAGGACATCAACTCCTCGATTTAATCCCACTCCATATGTATCTATTAGAGTCCGCACACTTGGAGAATTCAAAACACCTGATAGATAGTATGCTTCTAGCATAGACTCGGTACTTACCATTAGAACCTTAGAGTCAATTACTACAGGTTTATCTTGACCACCAAATATTGATAAATCACTCATAGGCAAAGTGCTATAGGGGCCAATAGCAACAGCAGATGAGCTAGAAGCCTGTTCTTTCCAAACAACTTTATAATCTGAAAAAGTATACTTTCCTACATTGTCTAAACGGTACCAAGGATGAATCTTAGGATCATAGAACTTTCCATTTTGCTTTCGGCTTGCATTAAGCCCTTCCCGATAATATTCTAACCATTTATAGGTGAGAAAAGCAGTCTTAGCCATACCTACCTCATCCATCCCGTAAGGAGTTTCAGGAGTATGCGGGACTAACATAAATTCATTAGATACTACCTTCCAACGATGAATATTCCTCCCACCTAACATAGGATACACATAAGTATCCTCGATAATTCCAGGATGCTCACCACGATCTTTGATATCTTTGCGACGCTGCCTGGACATATCATTTACAACGCTGATTAAATTATCACCCAAAGGTTCTGGCCTTTTAAGAATATACACCCCCTTTGCACCAGCTGGTTCTATTCCTTTACGGCCACGATAATATGGCTTCTTACCATGCAATAATATATTGTCAACCATGTTAATCTTCTCGGCAGACAACGTCGCCCAAGAGGATTGAATATCCGATGAATCAATAGGCTTCACTGACTTTCGGGTTTTGTAAATCTTTCCTGAGACCTCATCCCAAGTGTCATGAGCGTCAAATATTTCCTTATTAGCTTTATAATTCCATTCATACCACATATTCATGGGATAAGTATTTTGGGTACCTTTTTCTAATAGTATACCTATTGTGCGAACCGTATGTTTGGGTTTAAAAATCTGCAAAGTATTATAGTCATCAACTAAACATACTTTAATCGGGATATCTTGATCATTACGTGTAATCCTAAACTTCCTAAAGCCATGCCCGCCTTTTGTAGATTTAACAAAGGTCCATGGCAACAAGAAATATAATTTACCACCAAAATTTAAATACTGATCCAGAGCAACATAAGTAACCGCCATTCCAAAATCATCGTGTGTAGTTTTTTTATCATATGCGTTTTTTTCAAAAATTCCATAACTTTTCCAAACCTCTAAAGTTCCGTGTCGATATGTCCTGCTCATTGACTTCCAAGATATCCAGGGCGGGTTACCAACAACGTAGTCAAATTTATTTTTAAGCAATACAGGAGCAAAACTATTCTTAAGAATCTTTCCCCAAAATGAATCTCGAGCGCTCCTATGGAGTAGCGTAAGATCTTCATACATTGTCTTCACAGCCTCTTTTTGGGTTTCAGTCAAATTAAATTTATCTAAAACCATAATAGAAAATATCGCATATCCTCGACTATTAGCTATAGACTCAGTAACCCCGTCCAAAAACTCACTAGCCTCACTGAATGTATCAAATTTCGGAATTTCAAAATCCCCTACAGAAGTGCTAGCAACAACCAACTCACTTTTCTGTTCGCTATATACAACAGGGGATAGAACGGAATCTGCTATATAAATTGGAATAGTAATATTCAAGTCTTTCGTCAATATTTCCTCATCAATAGAAGAAAAAAGCGTCAAAATATAGTTAGCTTTTGCAGATATCGCAGATATTGGGTTGAGGTCGAACCCTACTATATTATTAACTATATTTTTAATATCTTCTGTCCCAATATTATATTCCTTCTTCGAAACAACCCGTTTTAGTGCCTGAATAAGAAAAGCTCCTGACCCACAAGTTGGATCAATAAGCCTAGCTTCTATATCACCCGTATATCCCACACGATCGAGAGCATGTTCAACAATCCAATCCGGCGAGAAATACTCCCCAAGCAAGTGCCTCACTTTATCAGGTATTAGCGACATATATATTTCTTGTAGAATATCCTGAACCGTTTCTGGTTTTAACTTAAAGGTTGCCAAATCCAACTTATTTATATTCTCTTGAACATCATTAATTACATCTTGCATCATGATTTGATGTTCTTTACTAAAGTTATCCCCACCTATATATGTAAACCACTCATAATAATGAATTTCAAAAAAGTTATTTATTTTTTTAGAATTATAAGTTTCATTACCTTCAAATATTTCAATTATATCGCTCCATTTTAAATTAAATCCAATATCTATAGTTGGATCTGAAACTATTTTTATAAAACTATTGATAAGCAACTTAAGAACTAGATTAAAATAAGTTTGTGTCGAGAATAGAAATAATTTATAGTCTACAGTATTATCGATATTATATAACTCTCGAATTGCATCAGATGTGGCATTAAATTCCGTCTCCTGAGATACATCACCAAACATAACTCCGAAACTTCTATCCCACTCATTGAACAAAGTCATAATTCGAGTTGGAGATTTATCATAATTATATTTATTATAATTATCTAAAATTATACTATATATATTCTTTATAGCATTAGAAACATAAACTTTTTCTGGACCAAACAAGCTAACAAGGTTATTTTTGCTCATTTTTAATTTATTCATTGCGTTAAAAAGTGAGATTATTTCCTTTATACCTTCACGCAGATTATAAACTTTATGCACAAATTTATAGGGAAGCTTCCTAAGTGAACTTTGAGAAGATTCAAACCTTGTCCTAGTTAAATCAATGTCTTGCAAATCGCCTGATTTCATAAACCTAGAGATGATCCACTGTTTACCATCAAATCCAACTCCAAATGTATCAAGAATTGAATCATCTACATCGTTATTTTCTATAGAATTTATAATATACTGGTACAATCCACTATCATTAATTTTAGATTTTCGTCCATATAATGCTTCATTTATACCCGTATTTTTTGAGAAATAATTATATTTTTTATATTCGATAACAATATTTCCTACAGTTGCATCTGCCCTGCCTCCTTTTTTAAAATTATGCTCAGAC from Rothia dentocariosa ATCC 17931 encodes the following:
- a CDS encoding Eco57I restriction-modification methylase domain-containing protein, producing the protein MQDINIDSILDSFKNQTFANEDDIKIHTYSSIIEPIRKIYAPHVKFLSEHNFKKGGRADATVGNIVIEYKKYNYFSKNTGINEALYGRKSKINDSGLYQYIINSIENNDVDDSILDTFGVGFDGKQWIISRFMKSGDLQDIDLTRTRFESSQSSLRKLPYKFVHKVYNLREGIKEIISLFNAMNKLKMSKNNLVSLFGPEKVYVSNAIKNIYSIILDNYNKYNYDKSPTRIMTLFNEWDRSFGVMFGDVSQETEFNATSDAIRELYNIDNTVDYKLFLFSTQTYFNLVLKLLINSFIKIVSDPTIDIGFNLKWSDIIEIFEGNETYNSKKINNFFEIHYYEWFTYIGGDNFSKEHQIMMQDVINDVQENINKLDLATFKLKPETVQDILQEIYMSLIPDKVRHLLGEYFSPDWIVEHALDRVGYTGDIEARLIDPTCGSGAFLIQALKRVVSKKEYNIGTEDIKNIVNNIVGFDLNPISAISAKANYILTLFSSIDEEILTKDLNITIPIYIADSVLSPVVYSEQKSELVVASTSVGDFEIPKFDTFSEASEFLDGVTESIANSRGYAIFSIMVLDKFNLTETQKEAVKTMYEDLTLLHRSARDSFWGKILKNSFAPVLLKNKFDYVVGNPPWISWKSMSRTYRHGTLEVWKSYGIFEKNAYDKKTTHDDFGMAVTYVALDQYLNFGGKLYFLLPWTFVKSTKGGHGFRKFRITRNDQDIPIKVCLVDDYNTLQIFKPKHTVRTIGILLEKGTQNTYPMNMWYEWNYKANKEIFDAHDTWDEVSGKIYKTRKSVKPIDSSDIQSSWATLSAEKINMVDNILLHGKKPYYRGRKGIEPAGAKGVYILKRPEPLGDNLISVVNDMSRQRRKDIKDRGEHPGIIEDTYVYPMLGGRNIHRWKVVSNEFMLVPHTPETPYGMDEVGMAKTAFLTYKWLEYYREGLNASRKQNGKFYDPKIHPWYRLDNVGKYTFSDYKVVWKEQASSSSAVAIGPYSTLPMSDLSIFGGQDKPVVIDSKVLMVSTESMLEAYYLSGVLNSPSVRTLIDTYGVGLNRGVDVLKNIMVPQYDSNNEIHQQVARLSEEIHILASQGDDISLHESILDTFVMRMYLS